Proteins from one Belonocnema kinseyi isolate 2016_QV_RU_SX_M_011 chromosome 8, B_treatae_v1, whole genome shotgun sequence genomic window:
- the LOC117178221 gene encoding syntaxin-5, with product MPARRRRGASEYGNDLVIGALTTLLGHQNQQSSETTSQYYNEKPTFETVEEELQKQRAPPPQITMTARDRTNEFANAIRSIQSRTVARAAVSRTPRQARQIQSYSEFMMIAKNIGKNIASTYAKLEKLALLAKRKSIFDDRQMEIEELTSIIKMDLNSLNKQIAKLQDLGKQQRDTFGSSKKNHIASHSSSVVVNLQSKLASMSTTFKNVLEVRSEKMREEQSRREQFTQGHVSTMLPPSIVSGKQGSLLLQEQDSSASVSIDLEPAMAQMSMQRNVYDDTDSYVQARAETMQNIESTIVELGGIFQQLAHMVKEQEEMVERIDSNIEHTELNVEAAHAEILKYFQSVTGNRWLMIKIFAVLIFFFIFFVVFLA from the exons ATGCCCGCACGTAGACGTCGTGGTGCTTCGGAATACGGGAATGACCTCGTGATCGGAGCTCTGACAACTCTACTCGGTCACCAGAATCAACAGTCCTCGGAAACTACGAGTCAGTATTACAATGAAAAGCCCACTTTCGAGACAGTAGAGGAAGAGTTACAAAAACAACGAGCACCACCGCCACAAATCACGATGACAGCTCGCGACCGGACCAATGAATTCGCCAATGCCATCCGGAGCATACAAAGCAGGACGGTGGCGAGAGCTGCTGTCAGTCGAACTCCTCGACAAGCAAGGCAAATTCAGAGCTATTCTGAATTTATGATGATTGCTAAAAACATTGGCAAGAATATCGCGAGCACTTATGCAAAGCTCGAAAAACTCGCTCTGC tGGCCAAGCGAAAATCGATATTCgacgatagacaaatggaaatCGAAGAGCTTACATCCATCATAAAAATGGATTTGAATAGTTTGAATAAGCAAATAGCAAAACTGCAGGATTTAGGAAAGCAACAGCGCGATACTTTTGGCTCATCCAAAAAAAACCACATTGCTTCACATTCCTCCTCCGTTGTAGTAAACTTACAGTCAAAGTTAGCAAGCATGTCCACCACATTCAAAAACGTCCTCGAAGTTCGATCggaa AAAATGAGGGAGGAACAAAGTCGACGGGAACAATTTACACAAGGGCACGTTTCGACGATGCTCCCACCCAGTATAGTTTCTGGTAAACAAGGATCCTTGTTACTTCAAGAACAGGATTCTAGTGCTTCCGTTAGTATAGATCTCGAACCTGCAATGGCTCAGATGTCGATGCAAAGAAATGTTTATGACGATACA gatTCCTACGTTCAAGCTCGGGCTGAAACTATGCAAAATATTGAATCAACGATAGTAGAACTAGGAGGAATTTTCCAACAATTAGCGCATATGGTTAAAGAACAAGAAGAAATGGTCGAAAG gatAGACAGTAATATAGAGCACACGGAATTGAACGTGGAAGCTGCCCATGCcgaaatcctaaaatattttcaatctgtGACTGGCAATCGGTGGCTGATGATAAAGATATTCGCGGTcctgatatttttctttatattcttcgtGGTATTCCTGGCGTAA